Part of the Acidimicrobiia bacterium genome is shown below.
ACGGCGCCGAGTGACGGGTGACGCCGGCGTGCGTCCTCGACTCAAAACTCGATCGCGGACAGGTCGGGTTGCCACGCTTCGGCACGCGTGACCGCTTCGCGCCAACGGTCGCGATCGAGCACTCGCTCTGGCTCGACGCGAGCGCCGGGCTTCCACGTGCTCGCGATGTCGTCGTCGTGCGTCCACCACCCGATCGCGGCTCCGGCGGCGAACGCCGCGCCGATCGCCGTGGCTTCGCGCACCGGCGCAACCTCGACCGGCCGTTGCGTCGCGTCGGCCAGCGCCTGGACGAACGTGAGGTTGGCGGCCATGCCCCCATCGATCCGCACGATCTCGATGGTGCAGGCGCTGTCGGCTTCGGCGGCCTCGACGAGGTCGGCGCCCCGGTGGGCGACGCCTTCGAGCACGGCGCGCACAATGTGTGCCCGCTCGGTGCCGCGCGTCAGCCCCACGAGCGTCCCGCGCGCGCCAAAGTCCCACTGGGGCGTGCCGAGTCCGAGCAGCGCGGGCACGAACCACACGTCGCCGGTGTCGGCGCAGGTTGCCGCGACGGCGTCGGTCTCCTCGGCCGATGCCACGAGTCCGAGGTCGTCGCGCAACCACTCCACGTTGGTGCCGGCCGAGAGCATCACCGCTTCGAGTCCCCAAGTGTCGGCGTTGCCGACCCGCCGCGTCACGATCGGGTACGTCCCCGCGTGGCCACGCAGGTCGATCGGTGGGCGTTGTGGCCCGAGCACGAGATCGAGCATTCCGCCGGTGCCGAAGGTGATCTTGGCGTCGCCCGGTCGCACGCAGCCCTGACCGAGCAGCGATGCCTGTTGGTCACCGAGCAGGCCGGTGATCGGCGGTGCGCCGGGCAACGCCGACGCGGTTGCGAGTGCGCCAGACGAGTCGACGACCGTGGGGAGCGTGCGCTCGGGGATGCGCAGTGCTTCGAGGACGGTGGTGTCCCACGCGTCGTTCGCCGCGGTGCGCGTCCCGGTGATCGGCGCGTTGGTTCCGTCGGTGGCGTGGACCGAGCCGCCCGTGAGCGTCCACACGATCCACGCGTCCACGGTGCCGATACAGAGGTCGCGGGCGCGGTCGGGATCCG
Proteins encoded:
- a CDS encoding FGGY-family carbohydrate kinase; translated protein: MILVVDVGTSSVRAVVVDGDAHVVAEHRTPLLPSSPAPGLVEFDAAAMADAALQLARMAIDEVGEVSAVGIANQRGSAIVWDRHTGAPVGPGIGWQDLRTVVRCLELAPSGVRLGPNHSATKFEALLDAADPDRARDLCIGTVDAWIVWTLTGGSVHATDGTNAPITGTRTAANDAWDTTVLEALRIPERTLPTVVDSSGALATASALPGAPPITGLLGDQQASLLGQGCVRPGDAKITFGTGGMLDLVLGPQRPPIDLRGHAGTYPIVTRRVGNADTWGLEAVMLSAGTNVEWLRDDLGLVASAEETDAVAATCADTGDVWFVPALLGLGTPQWDFGARGTLVGLTRGTERAHIVRAVLEGVAHRGADLVEAAEADSACTIEIVRIDGGMAANLTFVQALADATQRPVEVAPVREATAIGAAFAAGAAIGWWTHDDDIASTWKPGARVEPERVLDRDRWREAVTRAEAWQPDLSAIEF